The Mytilus galloprovincialis chromosome 4, xbMytGall1.hap1.1, whole genome shotgun sequence genome contains a region encoding:
- the LOC143071926 gene encoding uncharacterized protein LOC143071926, whose product MPLKAKSLFFGAYGCCGINVTKSDESLTYQYFDNLDLHSTSTERTSTQNDIFEISSDVVETDEDSDTTPWKESNLCDSHLRSMQQRRQSHSMSNVLDLNGDNISMTDWRSTYPPSRSKMNTSPWFIWEEETR is encoded by the exons ATGCCACTAAAGGCGAAGTCACTGTTCTTCGGAGCCTATGGTTGCTGCGGAATTAATGTCACCAAAAGTGATGAGAGTCTCACGTACCAATATTTCGATAATTTAGACTTACATAGTACATCG ACAGAGAGAACAAGTACACagaatgatatatttgaaatatctTCAGATGTAGTTGAAACAGACGAAGATAGCGACACGACGCCTTGGAAAG AAAGTAACCTGTGTGATAGTCACCTACGTTCTATGCAACAAAGACGACAATCTCACAGTATGTCAAATGTTCTAGATCTTAATGGTGACAACATATCTATGACGGACTGGAGAAGTACATATCCACCTTCCAGATCTAAAATGAATACCTCTCCCTGGTTTATCTGG gaagaAGAAACCAGATAA